Within the Ciconia boyciana chromosome 19, ASM3463844v1, whole genome shotgun sequence genome, the region TGCTCTCTGCCCGGGTTTGGTCCACGCCAGATCCGGGCCGAGTCGGTGATGGTGAGGAGGTACAACGGCAGCACCGGGGCAGCGCCTTTCGACTCCCTGCGGGTGGCTGACATCGGGGACGTGAACGTGAACCTCTACAACCTGCCTGACAGCTGCCGCCTCATCCGAGAGTCCCACCAGAGGATAGCGGCCTCCGGCTGCGTGCCCCTCACCTTGGGTAAGgaccctgcctctccctgccctgccaccgCATCCCTGCTCATCCCaactccctctcctcctgccctcgtTCAGTCTGAACATGGTAGAAGGTGAGCGATGAATCTGTCCTCTGCACGGGGTGTTGTGCTAAGTCATGGGCTAAATGGGTAAATCGTGGGTACGTTTACGCGCGCTCTGCTGAAAGTACTGCCATCAGTGATGCCTCTTGTGTCAAAACCGGGGAGAATGGGTCAGCCAAGAGGCTGTTTCAGTGCACAGCCTGAAGCTCATCCGCAAATGCAATCAGCAGCGCGCTTTCGGTGTCCCGGTGAGCAGGACCCAAAGCAAGAGCAGTTTGCGTCCCTCTGAAAAGCTCCGAGCTTGACCGAGCGCCCGGCAGCGTGCTGCTTTGCACGAGGCGTGATTTGGACGCGTGTTCAAGTTTCCAGCTGTCGCAGCTTGGCATCCCTAAATGAGGCAAGCGTATGTAGTAACGTGGGGCAAATTATCAGTTACAGCGTCCTCAGAAGTGACTCAAGCACCTATTTATAACCCCGGTCAAGGGCCCCACGCCACGGGCTGCCCCTGCCAGCAGAGTCACGCGTCTTCGGTGGTCCCCCTGTTTTTCcgaggagggaaaaggagagaggaagcaaCCTGCACCTGGGAGCCTCAGGTTTTCCTTAGGGAGTGAAGCCCTGGGGTGTATAAATGAGTGCAGAATAAACGCAAGGGGACAAAAATCACCGGGGAACAAATGTCATGAGCGCTGAGCACCTCTTGCAGCGTGTTACACCCTCTTCCCTGTCCTGTTGCAGGTGGAGATCACACCATAACGTACCCCATCCTGCAGGCCGTGGCAGAAGAGTAAGTTTCTGACCTGGAGATGTAGAATAAGGACCTGGGAAGGAGCCTTGGGAAGGCTCCTGGTTTGCCGTCCACGGCGCAGGCAGGGCCATCGCACACGGGATGGGGACTGACGTGGCCACCCCCGTCTCGACTAGGCACGGTGCCGTGGGACTGGTGCACGTGGATGCTCACACCGACACCGGAGACACAGCCCTGGGGGAGAAGATCTGCCACGGGACCCCGTTCCGGCGCTGCGTGGAGGAAGGGCTGCTGGACTGCAGCCGCGTGGTCCAGATCGGCATCCGAGGCTCCTCCTATGACCCCGATCCTTACAAGTACTGCCGGGACCAGGTAAGCTCGGCCGCAGGCATGCGCCGAGCGctgctttctttccctgccaTGAACTTTCCCATGTCATTAATATTCCCTTAGCGTCAGCGGGAAAAGAAATGTCTCTTCTGCGTCTCGTCCCGTGCCAGCGGCGTGGCCCGCAGGACAGGCGCTCCCAGCACAGCGAGCCGTTAGCTGAGCAGAGAATCAGAAAGGCGGGGGTGGGCAGAGGCTGCTTCAAGGTGCGCCTCTGCAGCTTGGCCCTGGGGTGAGGATTTATCCCGGCAGAAATCCCCAGCGGGGCAGGGGATGCTCGGCTTTGCCTGCCTTCCTGTCTGTGCGCCCGCAGGGCTTCCGGGTGGTCCCGGCTGAAGAGTGCTGGAGGAGGTCCCTGGTGCCGCTGATGGCGGAGGTGAGGAAGCAGATGGGGGACAAGCCGGTGTACATCAGTTTCGATATCGATGGAGTAGACCCCGCGTACGCCCCCGGCACTGGGACGCCGGAGATAGCCGGGCTGACGCCTGCGCAGGTAAGGGGGAACGCAGCTTCGTTTCCCAGTGTGAAGGGAACGTTTTTTGCTCCCGTTAAAGGAGGTCGTGCCACCAGCGCAGCAAAGCGAAGGGTGAGGGAGACCAGGGAGCATTTCAGAGTGGtaatgaggaaaggaaatgttgAACTGCTGTGATTTGGTCTGTATAGGTTGGGTTTCCTTAGCTGCACAAGGGGAAAGCAGAGCCCCGACCAGTCTGCCAGGTCAGATAAGTTTCTTGATCCCaaacctgttctttttttttccctaggctTTGGAGATTATTCGTGGCTGTAAAGGACTCAACGTAGTGGGATGTGACCTTGTAGAAGTTGCACCGATGTACGATGTCTCTGGTGAGTCTAAGACGTGTCCCTGGCAGAGGCGGCAGACCGCCGTGGGTGAAAGCAGTTGCGCATTcctggcttgctttttttcccccgccTTTTTGTCTTGTCTTAGGTAACACGGCCCTCCTGGGGGCAAACCTGCTGTTCGAGATGCTGTGCATTCTCCCCGGAGTGAAGACAATGTGAGGGCAGCTCCGACCTCGGCCGAGGCTTTCTGTGTCCCGTTCCCCTCGACCGGTTGCAGCGAACACGGGCTTTGCAGCAAGGAATAAATGCCATTTGCCACTAGAAAAGGTAATTTCAAGCTGATAAACTGTAGGTAGCAAATGGGTTTGAACAGCCCATTTACCGGTGTCTGTAGCTGTTGCGTTTAgcctgggaaagggaaagatgAGGCTAATGGCGCTTCGCCTCTGCTCTCACAGCTGGAATTACTCACCTGGCTCACAGGGGCTCACGGCAAAGCTGTCGCTGGTAAAAGGTTTCTCCCATTAAGACACAGCAGCAGGACAATGAATGTGGAGGAAGGGAGGGCCGCCGAAGGTGGCCCGGGGCTCGGTCTGAGAGGAGGGGGATATTTGACTGAATTTCCTGCTGGGGATAACCAGGCATCGCCTGTGGCAGGAGCGGTTTGATCGCCCCTGGCATTTCAGAGCTGACGCGGAGGCGTGGTCCGTTTGTACATGGAAACACAGAGCCACTTCATCACacattaaaatagtttattttggTTGCGAATCTGTAATCGTCTTAAAACAACATGACATCAGTGCCTGttcacaaatacaaaaaaaaaaaaaaaaaccaaaaataaaaaaagacaagtttgCCAAATAAGTtaatttcccccccctcccagtATCAAAAGTGCAAAATATGTACCTAGTTTTCAGTCCTACTTCTCGGGCTGCGTTAGTGTACTAGTTCCTGGCAGGCTTTCGGTGAATGGCAGAGCGCAGGCAGGCAGCCGCGGACGGCTGCTGCCCACCACGCTCGGTACAGGGAGGAGTTTTGGTACAACCTTTAGACTAGGGGTCTCTATCCCTTCGCTTCAGCTTCTGAGCGGTGTGCGATTGCTCGGCTTTCGCTAGAATAGTGCATTAGGACTGCATTTTCTCAATCTTTGGGTCACCGACCGCCATGTGCATAACGGAATCGCAAGTGCATTTCGCTGATGAGACGTTACGATATGGGTCAAGCGCCGCTGGAGGCAGCAGGTTGGAAAATTATCAGGGGGCAATGGCTTGCACCTGCTGGGAGAGGGCGGACAGACCTCAGGCGTAAGCAGCCTCTGACCACGCTCGTCTACAAGAAAGCAAGCACCCGTGCTCCTCGATGGTCACTAACGCTACCTCAGCGAGGGGTTTAGAACAGTCTGGCGTTGGCTTCAGCCCACAAAAGAagtttttccataaaacatCGACACAAGCTGAGTTAGTCTGACCTGGTTAAAAGCCGTGAAGAGCAGAGTTACAGCTAAACAGGAGCCGTGCTCCCATCCTGCCACAGCCGGCGAGGGTGGACTGCTGCAAGCACTCCTTAAACAAAATGCTGTCTAAAAGGGGAGGTTACCtgtgctaaaaagaaaattaaaaaaaaaaaaggcaggtgtGCAGCACACGAACTGTATTTTGAAGGCCATAAGGCCTTATCTTCTTACTTGGGGTGGGGCTGAATTCCCTTGCTGTAGCCCAACTAGGCACTTTTTTTAACGTGTCCAGGGTTCTCTCCTGGCTTCTGACGAGCTGAATAGACAGCAGAGACCTAGAGAGtgttcttttttgcttttgcaaacatttaaagAGTTACGCGGAGCCTTCCACCGGGCTACGACCTTACTCTAGCCACGTTCTGCACGGTAGGCTGTGGGAAAAACACAAGAGTGCTACGGCGATCGCTCCagccaaatgaaaatgaaacctaGCAGCATCAGGCCAGCGTTTCGTTCCCCCTCCCGTTCTATTTCAGCAGTACGTGTGCGCCTCGGAGCTTTGGGCAGGGAGAAGACCTcaccttccttctttccctcagcTCTAGTGCCTCACTCGTGCAGCAGCCCAAGCTCAGAGTCTGCTGAGCTAAAATTAAGTAACCTCACATGGGGTCAGTTGGTAGCATCGTAGCCTTTATTTGGAAGTACGTCATACACGGCCTTTGAGA harbors:
- the AGMAT gene encoding guanidino acid hydrolase, mitochondrial is translated as MRRLLWAGCSQLLPREAGLRALKLSAAAAAATPRRSPWPPALLAASGSSPSASAGLLRHPALGHGAPCRWGSQSNVPPSAQLVARPVGVCSVMKLPVQVSAEGVDAAFVGVPLDTGTSNRPGARFGPRQIRAESVMVRRYNGSTGAAPFDSLRVADIGDVNVNLYNLPDSCRLIRESHQRIAASGCVPLTLGGDHTITYPILQAVAEEHGAVGLVHVDAHTDTGDTALGEKICHGTPFRRCVEEGLLDCSRVVQIGIRGSSYDPDPYKYCRDQGFRVVPAEECWRRSLVPLMAEVRKQMGDKPVYISFDIDGVDPAYAPGTGTPEIAGLTPAQALEIIRGCKGLNVVGCDLVEVAPMYDVSGNTALLGANLLFEMLCILPGVKTM